One Purpureocillium takamizusanense chromosome 1, complete sequence genomic window carries:
- the FUN31 gene encoding serine/threonine protein kinase (COG:T~EggNog:ENOG503NWA9), whose protein sequence is MLQMHGGQQDQRRSPIPLLNPRQPPPQLTDMSPGSDNNKGEDERGRGKLVAPLALPKNRSTGNLALSADAAVDRSRYRMSFEGSAAAALDFDVMTRSPQMPDHEHGQGLSGLRRIRQQHPPSRNPTVPNSNASSRSPSVAALSRSTSMTGMLANLTGTVSLPGGPTSPKFSEDLSRFPSESLHSFSFAHQSEDFIHNRQTVLKRSMEFIKDRMGRAVSLNSTQAGLASAQARVTGDVETQNMLELLARAQLIGAGNLPNADSSLVAGPLTGPPDMTGENVFDKQFTSTSTTAADFPSDLISPTTTTAPKSPQVQFAESKTTVPDRPSAAAGAADRSSEESSRTPTNESGTTTKTSPPASRPTSLKRTMTDTLGITMQDKLIDTMTQPFIAGGPIYEEPATSPVLTHAIPPSKNFPGALSPAVHGHTNRWVPAAQAIFTTEAKPPWTIIAANDLACLVFGVTKAEVRRMGILEVVQEERRAWLERKLLRVDDADDAADETTKGSKPRNPAASAASTLLGSRSGITAQLLSKPNSRAQPPRYPQRRAQTVHSGDPNPPKARGSGQHRSNLSRGVLLCGDVVPIQKRNGATGSASLWVKEKRIGLIWVLEEIHEDVANIELDEEGAVKAVTGAVEPIWGPKLARPGVDVASLIPRIPRQGIDPTIGEIDFAQVNKRRYFTCPGPHRVNVPCTVEQVRGKLELRVSTFPHMAGIVVVDPVSLKIRSSNSVFSGALFGYEKPDGMPINALVPGFDRILEILTEEDGLQMLDGMVVPEHRFRRASAFLALREQRPDAGAFFLQPDGLPARHRDGSDLKVDVQMRVVESEKQPNLADETVFEGSDEDEATETNDRFSIPRKEMVFALWITYSRHLHAHARLDVDTAENSGTETPLHQPSPGQTPPLHTPQELTSDEESPKKDKSLVPTTLSKQLKDAAMSAAAKLTRHPKPAPKSTEKPPVTRAVEPARKATIDDYVILEDMGQGAYGQVKLARQKTTGKKVVLKYVTKRRILVDTWTRDRKLGTVPLEIHVLDYLRRPEFRHPNIVEMEGFFEDDVNYYIEMAPHGLPGMDLFDYIELRANMDEAECRSIFVQVARAIHFLHTTALVVHRDIKDENVILDGEGNIKLIDFGSAAYIKSGPFDVFVGTIDYAAPEVLAGKPYGGKEQDVWALGILLYTIIYKENPFYSIDEIMDRDLRIPFTISDESIDLIRCMLNRDVKERYDIQQVLEHPWCKAMSST, encoded by the exons ATGCTCCAGATGCATGGCGGGCAACAAGACCAACGTCGGTCCCCGATCCCGCTCTTGAATCcgcgccagccccccccccagctgACCGACATGTCTCCAGGTTCCGACAACAACAAAGGCGAAGATGAGAGGGGACGCGGAAAGCTCGTGGCGCCATTGGCGCTGCCTAAGAATCGCAGCACCGGTAACCTAGCTCTctccgccgatgccgccgtcgaccgaAGCCGGTACCGCATGTCTTTCGAAggctccgctgccgccgccctaGACTTTGACGTTATGACAAG GTCTCCTCAAATGCCCGATCATGAACACGGACAGGGACTCTCGGGCCTTCGCCGCatccgccagcagcacccccCGTCGCGCAATCCCACGGTCCCAAACTCCAACGCCTCCTCGCGGAGCCCTTCAGTCGCAGCACTCTCTCGGTCGACCTCCATGACAGGCATGCTCGCCAATCTAACGGGAACAGTGTCCCTCCCGGGGGGGCCTACCTCGCCCAAATTCTCGGAAGACTTGTCACGATTCCCGTCAGAGTCTCTCCACTCCTTCTCGTTCGCACACCAATCAGAGGATTTCATACACAACCGCCAGACCGTGTTGAAGCGGTCAATGGAGTTCATTAAGGATCGCatgggccgcgccgtctcgctTAACTCGACACAGGCAGGGCTCGCGAGCGCGCAGGCAAGAGTTACGGGCGATGTTGAGACCCAAAACatgctcgagctcctggcTCGGGCTCAGCTGATTGGGGCTGGAAACCTTCCCAATGCCGACTCATCCTTGGTCGCGGGCCCTTTGACCGGGCCACCCGATATGACGGGCGAGAATGTCTTTGATAAACAGTTCACCTCTACGTCCACAACCGCGGCCGACTTTCCATCAGATCTTATCTCTCCTACTACGACAACTGCCCCAAAGTCTCCTCAAGTCCAGTTTGCAGAGTCCAAGACAACCGTACCTGACCGgccctccgcggcggctggtgcggcCGATCGTTCTTCAGAGGAATCCAGCAGAACCCCTACCAATGAGAGTGGGACAACCACCAAGActtcgccgcccgcgtctcGGCCAACAAGCCTGAAGCGTACCATGACTGACACGCTCGGAATTACAATGCAGGACAAGCTCATTGATACCATGACACAGCCATTCATAGCTGGTGGGCCAATCTACGAGGAGCCAGCTACCTCCCCGGTACTGACACATGCCATCCCGCCGTCTAAAAACTTTCCTGGTGCACTGAGTCCAGCCGTCCACGGCCACACCAACCGGTGGGTGCctgccgcccaggccatcTTCACGACAGAAGCGAAGCCGCCGTGGACCATAATTGCAGCCAACGACCTTGCGTGTCTTGTTTTTGGCGTTACCAAGGCTGAGGTGCGCCGGATGGGGATACTCGAGGTCGTTCAAGAGGAGAGGCGCGCCTGGTTGGAACGAAAGCTGTTGCGGGTAGACGACGCTGATGATGCTGCGGACGAGACAACCAAGGGCTCCAAGCCAAGGAACCCAGCTGCTTCAGCCGCCTCGACTCTCCTTGGCAGCAGATCAGGCATCACGGCTCAGTTGTTGAGTAAGCCGAACTCACGGGCACAACCGCCCAGATATCCTCAAAGGCGAGCGCAAACAGTCCACAGCGGGGACCCCAACCCACCCAAAGCGCGTGGCAGCGGCCAGCACCGCAGCAATCTTTCACGTGGTGTATTGCTATGCGGCGATGTCGTCCCCATCCAGAAGCGAAATGGTGCCACCGGCTCCGCCAGCCTGTGGGTGAAGGAGAAGCGCATCGGGCTGATCTGGGTCCTGGAGGAAATCCACGAAGATGTGGCGAACATCGAGCTGGACGAAGAAGGCGCCGTCAAGGCAGTCACAGGCGCAGTCGAGCCGATTTGGGGTCCCAAACTGGCTCGCCCTGGCGTCGACGTTGCCTCGTTGATACCCCGAATACCGCGGCAGGGCATCGACCCCACGATCGGCGAGATCGACTTCGCCCAAGTCAATAAGCGCAGGTACTTTACCTGCCCAGGGCCCCATCGTGTGAATGTTCCTTGCACTGTGGAACAAGTCCGCGGTAAGCTCGAGCTCCGGGTATCGACCTTTCCGCACATGGCGGGCatcgtggtggtggaccCAGTGAGCCTCAAGATTCGGAGTTCAAACTCGGTCTTTTCCGGTGCCCTCTTCGGCTACGAGAAGCCTGACGGCATGCCAATAAATGCCCTCGTCCCGGGGTTTGATAGGATCCTGGAGATCCTGACCGAGGAGGATGGTCTGCAGATGCTGGATGGCATGGTTGTCCCAGAACACCGCTTCCGGCGGGCTTCTGCATTCCTGGCCCTGAGGGAACAGCGGCCAGATGCTGGCGCCTTCTTTCTTCAGCCAGATGGTTTGCCCGCGAGACATCGTGATGGATCAGACCTCAAAGTCGACGTACAGATGCGAGTCGTCGAGAGTGAAAAACAGCCTAACCTTGCCGACGAGACAGTCTTTGAGGGCAGTGATGAAGATGAGGCCACTGAAACCAACGACAGGTTCTCAATCCCACGGAAGGAGATGGTGTTTGCTCTGTGGATCACTTATTCACGGCATCTGCACGCCCACGCTCGTCTTGACGTCGACACTGCAGAGAATTCGGGAACCGAGACCCCCCTGCACCAGCCATCGCCTGGTCAGACTCCTCCGCTGCACACTCCTCAAGAACTTACGTCAGACGAGGAATCGCCGAAGAAGGACAAGTCTTTAGTGCCGACCACGCTGTCgaagcagctcaaggacgcAGCGATGAGTGCTGCCGCTAAGCTGACCAGGCACCCAAAGCCGGCACCAAAGTCCACCGAGAAGCCTCCCGTGACGAGGGCGGTCGAACCAGCTCGGAAGGCCACCATCGATGACTACGTTATCCTCGAGGACATGGGCCAGGGTGCTTACGGGCAGGTAAAGCTGGCCCGACAAAAGACCACGGGGAAGAAGGTGGTGCTGAAGTATGTTACCAAGCGCCGCATCTTGGTCGACACCTGGACTCGAGACAGGAAGCTGGGCACTGTTCCTTTGGAAATTCATGTTCTCGACTATCTGAGGCGACCCGAGTTTCGGCACCCCAACATTGTGGAGATGGAGGGGTTCTTCGAAGACGACGTCAACTACTACATCGAGATGGCACCGCACGGGCTGCCTGGCATGGACCTCTTTGATTACATTGAGCTACGAGCAAacatggacgaggcggagtGCCGAAGCATCTTTGTGCAGGTTGCACGGGCGATCCACTTTTTGCACACGACGGCGCTTGTCGTTCATCGGGACATCAAGGACGAGAACGTCattctcgacggcgagggcaacaTCAAGCTCATCGACTTTGGAAGTGCAGCGTACATCAAAAGCGGCCCATTTGATGTCTTTGTGGGCACGATTG ACTATGCTGCACCAGAGGTCCTTGCTGGCAAGCCTTACGGCGGCAAGGAGCAGGATGTCTGGGCCTTGGGCATTCTTCTCTACACGATCATATATAAGGAGAATCCCTTTTACAGCATCGACGAGATCATGGACCGCGACTTGCGCATTCCCTTTACCATAAGCGACGAGAGCATCGACCTCATCCGCTGCATGCTCAACCGTGACGTCAAGGAGCGATACGACATCCAGCAGGTGCTGGAACACCCGTGGTGCAAGGCGATGTCATCAACATag
- a CDS encoding uncharacterized protein (COG:S~EggNog:ENOG503NU6P), with translation MAQQVDGPPAPVDASPAVSGSIAAGDDATPPPPEIMDRGKGRRRLLRGLQRISSSPSLNGLRRSKSVGSPYSTRSTLSCVSLAAVGPPQAQTPSSARSSTPQPSPLGRPQAASNATSASTAPTSAEEFPFYDDLQDELAVRKVEHGASPHSPATAALPPELRSSKQDGQLRARAASKLAQKPNFPFWENMPYELGIHIFSYMKPKELVRLSRVSKLFYKFCFDGQLWTSFDASEFYQEIPAESLARIIVAAGPFIKDLNLRGCVQVEHYKRTEVIVKACRNLMNATLEGCRNFQKHTLHNLLKSNDKLVHLNLTGLAAVSNTSCKIIAESCPQLESFNVSWCEKVEAKGIKAIIDSCSRLRDLRAGEVRGFDNVATAESIFNTNNLERLVLCGCVELTDEALKVMMHGKDPEIDLLTDRPVVPPRKLRHLDLSRCNRLSNIGVKSIGYVAPELEGLQLSGCKALTDGALEPILASTPRLTHLELEDLEELTNSLLSEHLAKAPCAATLEHLSLSYCENIGDVGLLPVMQKCVRLRNVDMDNTRVSDLVLAEAASMVTKRSERSTSADVRPRMTLQLVVYDCQNVTWTGIREVLFRNAQIRPAAGQSGGVTYPTEIIGLKCFYGFQMTVDEHQKRLLRGDLSSASRLERKWADYMQASEEAGVGGAGYRRRRRRAREAQALHLNEEDGGIVGRRRARTMGSCLVM, from the coding sequence ATGGCGCAGCAAGTAGACGGACCGCCCGCGCCTGTGGACGCATCACCCGCAGTGTcgggcagcatcgccgccggcgacgatgccaccccgcccccgcccgaAATCATGGATAGGGgcaagggccgccgccgcctgcttcgCGGCTTGCAGCGCATCTCCTCTTCTCCATCGTTGAACGGCCTCCGACGCTCCAAGTCGGTCGGCAGCCCATACAGCACCCGCAGCACCTTGTCCTGTGTcagtctcgccgccgtgggcccGCCCCAGGCGCAGACGCCGTCCAGCGCTcgctcgtccacgccgcaACCATCGCCTCTGGGACGACCGCAAGCCGCCTCGAAcgcgacctcggcctcgaccgcccCGACTTCCGCCGAAGAGTTTCCCTTCTACGACGACCTGCAAGACGAGCTTGCCGTGCGCAAGGTCGAACAtggcgcctcgccgcactcacctgcgacggcggctctgcCTCCCGAGCTGCGCTCGTCGAAGCAGGACGGCCAGCTCAGGGCTCGGGCAGCGTCTAAACTCGCCCAGAAGCCCAACTTCCCGTTCTGGGAAAACATGCCCTATGAACTCGGCATCCACATTTTCTCTTATATGAAGCCCAAGGAGCTTGTTCGGCTGTCTCGAGTCAGCAAGCTATTTTACAAATTCTGCTTTGACGGCCAACTCTGGACGTCTTTCGATGCGTCCGAATTCTACCAGGAAATTCCGGCAGAGTCCCTCGCCAGGATaatcgtcgccgcgggcccTTTCATCAAGGATCTCAATCTCCGCGGCTGCGTGCAGGTTGAGCACTACAAGCGTACCGAGGTCATTGTCAAGGCGTGCAGGAACCTCATGAACGCTACCCTAGAGGGCTGCCGCAATTTCCAGAAACACACGCTTCACAATCTCCTCAAGAGCAACGACAAGCTGGTGCACTTGAACCTGaccgggctggctgctgtcTCCAACACTTCATGCAAGATTATCGCCGAGTCTTGCCCTCAGCTCGAGAGCTTCAACGTGTCTTGGTGCGAGAAggtcgaggccaagggcatcaaggccatcatcgactcTTGCTCCCGCTTGAGAGACCTCAGAGCCGGCGAGGTCCGTGGCTTCGACAACGTGGCCACGGCCGAGTCCATCTTTAACACGAACAATCTCGAGAGGCTTGTGCTCTGCGGGTGTGTCGAGCTTACCGACGAAGCCCTCAAAGTCATGATGCACGGAAAGGACCCCGAGATCGACCTTCTTACGGACCGGCCCGTGGTGCCCCCCCGAAAGCTGCGACATTTGGATCTTAGCCGCTGCAACCGGCTGTCGAATATCGGCGTCAAGTCTATCGGCTATGTTGCCCCGGAGCTGGAAGGGTTGCAGCTTTCCGGCTGCAAGGCCCTGACGGACGGTGCGCTTGAGCCCATTCTCGCTTCGACTCCTCGGCTCACCCACCTTGAGCTGGAGGACCTGGAGGAGCTGACGAACTCGCTTCTCTCCGAACACCTGGCCAAGGCTCCCTGCGCAGCGACCCTAGAGCACCTATCACTTAGCTACTGCGAGAACATTGGCGACGTCGGATTGCTACCCGTCATGCAAAAATGTGTGCGGCTGCGCAACGTGGACATGGACAACACGCGCGTCAGCGATTTGGTTCTTGCAGAGGCAGCGTCCATGGTAACCAAGCGCTCAGAGCGTTCGACGAGTGCGGATGTGCGCCCGAGGATGACGCTACAACTCGTCGTCTACGACTGTCAGAATGTTACCTGGACGGGCATTCGGGAGGTGCTCTTCCGCAATGCTCAAATCCGACCAGCTGCGGGGCAGTCTGGCGGGGTGACGTATCCCACCGAAATTATTGGCCTGAAGTGCTTTTACGGCTTTCAAATGACGGTGGATGAACACCAAAAGAGGCTGCTGCGAGGTGATCTTTCATCAGCCAGCAGATTGGAACGGAAATGGGCCGACTACATGCAAGCGAGCGAAGAGGCTGGAGTTGGCGGTGCGGGCTAcaggcgacgaagacgtcgcGCCAGGGAAGCCCAGGCACTTCACCTgaacgaggaggacggtGGCATTGTTGGCCGGCGGAGGGCCCGAACGATGGGATCCTGCCTGGTTATGTGA
- the TFC7 gene encoding C6 zinc cluster transcription factor-like protein (EggNog:ENOG503NZ77~COG:G): MPLEKIYVTRHGFRSNWLVDPATGAYHAYLPSPTGIPADPTLTSHGVKQSRELAKHLMTLDPPIDAVYSSPFYRCLETLKPFVDLAADEARRYAESERQAEHPTQTPGESHPGEHLSVRQEDIRPLSWPGANVAAKIRPEHGIQEWFGSAPFDHPRPATTAVLKSLFPAIDETYQSTVVPSSRGETLAELQLRVAVALKAIIDSCDADGTRAVLLCTHAAVVIVLGRILTGQAPVNVEDEDFYAYTCGLSVYSRQPALARGLGDSCRSPASSSSSWAVPVAETESAGLIGGWNCELNSDCSFLSGGAERGWKFAGDESFPGTGSLSQGEPKL; the protein is encoded by the exons ATGCCGCTGGAGAAAATCTACGTCACCCGCCACGGG TTCCGCTCCAATTGGCTTGTCGACCCTGCCACGGGGGCCTATCATGCATACCTGCCGTCACCAACAGGCATCCCCGCCGACCCAACACTCACCTCCCATGGCGTCAAGCAGTCACGAGAGTTGGCGAAACACCTCATGACTCTCGATCCGCCCATTGACGCAGTGTATTCAAGCCCCTTCTATCGCTGTCTGGAGACGTTGAAACCATTTGTCGACCTGGCCGCTGACGAGGCACGCCGCTATGCTGAGTCGGAGCGCCAGGCCGAGCATCCCACACAGACCCCAGGTGAGTCCCATCCAGGGGAGCACCTTTCGGTACGCCAGGAGGACATCCGACCCCTGTCTTGGCCTGGCGCCAACGTGGCCGCGAAGATTCGTCCCGAGCATGGCATTCAGGAGTGGTTTGGCTCCGCTCCCTTCGACCATCCTCGGCCAGCCACAACAGCTGTTCTGAAGTCGCTCTTTCCCGCCATTGACGAGACATACCAGTCCACAGTggtgccctcgtcgaggggCGAGACGTtggccgagctgcagcttcgcgtcgccgtggcgctcaAAGCCATCATCGATAGCTGTGATGCCGACGGGACCCGCGCCGTTTTGCTGTGCACCCATGCTGCCGTGGTCATCGTTTTGGGTCGTATCTTGACCGGTCAGGCGCCGGTCAACGTCGAAGATGAGGACTTCTACGCCTACACCTGTGGGCTGAGCGTCTATAGCCGTCAGCCCGCTCTTGCGCGCGGTCTCGGCGACTCGTGCAGATCGCCcgcgtcatcatcctcgtcttGGGCGGTTCCGG TAGCGGAGACCGAATCGGCGGGTCTCATCGGGGGGTGGAACTGCGAACTCAACAGCGACTGCAGTTTCTTGAGCGGCGGTGCCGAAAGAGGATG GAAATTCGCTGGGGACGAATCATTTCCGGGCACGGGGTCCCTGTCCCAAGGCGAGCCCAAACTATGA